DNA sequence from the Acidobacteriota bacterium genome:
TCGCAGTCCTCCGACGCACCCTGATGCGTCCAACCCTCCGCCGGAGAATCCCGTGCTCGAGATCCAGACGATCCCCGTCCTGAGCGACAACTACTCCTACGTGCTCCACGACATGGGTAGCGGCAAGATCGCGGTCGTCGACCCGCCGGAAACCGGGCCGATCGAAGCGGCGCTCTCCGCCAGCGGTTTCGGCATCGACTGGATCGTGATCACACACCACCACATGGACCACATCGCCGCGGTGCCCGCACTGAAGGAGAAGTACGGATGCCAGGTCGTCGGTCCGGCCGCCGACCAGCACCGCATCCCGGGGCTCGACCTCCTGGTGCGCGAGGGCGACCGCTTCCAGTTCGGCGAAGCCGAGGCGCAGGTGTTCGACACTCCCGGGCACACGACGGGGCACATCACCTACTGGTTCGAGGACGACCGGGCGCTCTTCTGCGCCGACACCCTCTTCGCCCTTGGCTGCGGCCGGGTGTTCGAGGGCACGATGGAACAGATGTGGGAGTCGCTGGCCAAGCTGCGGGCGCTACCCGACGATGCGATCGTCCACTGCGGCCACGAGTACACCCTCTCCAACGCCCACTTCGCCGTCACGGTCGATCCCGACAACGAGGAGTTGATGGAGCGGGTCGCGGAGATCGAGGAACTGAGACGAGAAGGCAGGCCCACGGTGCCCTCGAACCTGGGGGTCGAGAAGCGGACGAACCCCTTCCTGCGACCCGACGACCCGGGTATCCGCGCCCTGCTCGGCATGGCCGGCGCCACGGACGCCCAGGTCTTCGGCGAGATCCGGACCCGCAAGGACAACTCCTGACACCCGCAGCGGCTGGATGGGCCATGGAACACCTCCCGTCTTCGTGAATGTAGGAATCACGCGCATGAACGAACAGGAAGCCGTCTGGCTGGCCCGCACCCGGGAAGAACCGATCGACCCGGACCAGGAGATCTGCGACCCCCATCACCACCTCTGGGACTACCCGGAGTCGCGGTACATGCTGGAGGAGCTCCACGGCGACACCGGAGCCGGCCACAACGTGACCTCGACGGTCTTCGTCGAATGCGCATCGGGCTACCGCCAGGACGGTCCCGAAGAGATGCGGGTCGTCGGCGAGACGGAGTTCGTGCTGGAAGTCGCCGAACGGAGCGACGCCGCTGGCGCTTCGATCGCCGGCATCGTCAGCCACGCGAACATGCTCCTGGGAGATCGCGCCAAGGCCGTTCTCGAAGCCCACATCGAGGCCGGCGGCGGCCGCTTCCGCGGCATCCGTCACTCCGCCGCGTACGACCCCAGCCCGGACATCCGGGTGTCCCACTCCAAACCGCCGCCGAGCATGCTGCTGCGCTCGGACTTCCGGAGCGGATTCGCCTGCCTCGGGCCACTCGACCTGAGTTTCGACGCCTGGCTCTACCACCCGCAGATCGATGAACTGACCGACCTGGCCCATGCCTTCCCCGACACCCGAATCATCCTCGACCACGTCGGCGGACCGCTCGGAATCGGGCCGTACCGGGGCCGGCGGCGTGAAGTCGAGGCGGACTGGCGCAAGTCGATCACCGAACTCGCGCGCTGCGAGAACGTCGTGGTCAAGCTCGGCGGCCTGCCGATGAAGATCTGTGGCTTCGGCTGGCACAAGCAGGACGCGCCGCCCTCCTCCGCCGAGACCGCGGAAGCCCATCGCCCCTACTACCTCCATTGCATCGACTGCTTCGGAGTCGACCGTTGCATGTTCGAGTCGAACTTCCCGGTCGACCGTGCCGGCGGCGCCTACACCCTGCTTTGGAACTCCTTCCAGCGCATCGTGGCGGACTTCTCCGAGGACGAGAAAGCGGCGCTCTTCCGCGACACGGCGCGCCACATCTACCGGCTCGACCCCTGAATCGGAGCCTCGACCGCGCGTCCGCATGTCGCGACTCGACAAGACGCTCGACGAAGTTCGCGGCCTGATGGAGGCCGCCGGGTTCTCCGTCGAACTGCACGGCGACGGCGCCTTCTTGTGCCGCTCCGTCGCCTCCCTGGAGCGCGCCGGCGCCGACCAACTGTCGTTCGCCAAGGACGAACGGACGCTTCGTGCCACGGACACGCGGGCCGGCGCGCTGGTCGTGCCTTCGGCCACCAGCCGCCTGGCGGCGCATCAACTCGTCTCCCCCGACCCCTTCGCGGCCTTCGTCACGATTCTCCGGCACATCGACCGGGAACGCCGGGCCGAAGCGGCCGGGATCCACTCGACCGCGGTCGTGGCCGAGAGCGCCTCCGTCGGCGCCGGCGTGTCGATCGGCGCCGGCGTGACCGTGCGGGACGACGCCAAGATCGGTGAAAGAACCGTGCTCCACCCCAACTCCTACGTGGGCCGGCGCAGCCGGATCGGCGGCGACTGCGTCCTCTTTCCCGGCGTCGCGGTCATGGAGGACATAACACTGGGCGAGCGCGTCACGGTCCACGGCGGCACGGTGATCGGCTGCGACGGCTACGGCTACCTCCAGCGGGAGGGCCGCCACGTCAAGATTCCCCAGGTCGGCACGGTCGAGATCGGCGACGATGTCGAGATCGGCTCCCTGGTCACGATCGACCGCGCCACCCTCGATGCGACGATGATCGGCCGCGGCTGCAAGATCGGCGACCTGGTCCACATCGCCCACAACGTGAC
Encoded proteins:
- a CDS encoding amidohydrolase family protein translates to MNEQEAVWLARTREEPIDPDQEICDPHHHLWDYPESRYMLEELHGDTGAGHNVTSTVFVECASGYRQDGPEEMRVVGETEFVLEVAERSDAAGASIAGIVSHANMLLGDRAKAVLEAHIEAGGGRFRGIRHSAAYDPSPDIRVSHSKPPPSMLLRSDFRSGFACLGPLDLSFDAWLYHPQIDELTDLAHAFPDTRIILDHVGGPLGIGPYRGRRREVEADWRKSITELARCENVVVKLGGLPMKICGFGWHKQDAPPSSAETAEAHRPYYLHCIDCFGVDRCMFESNFPVDRAGGAYTLLWNSFQRIVADFSEDEKAALFRDTARHIYRLDP
- the gloB gene encoding hydroxyacylglutathione hydrolase, whose product is MLEIQTIPVLSDNYSYVLHDMGSGKIAVVDPPETGPIEAALSASGFGIDWIVITHHHMDHIAAVPALKEKYGCQVVGPAADQHRIPGLDLLVREGDRFQFGEAEAQVFDTPGHTTGHITYWFEDDRALFCADTLFALGCGRVFEGTMEQMWESLAKLRALPDDAIVHCGHEYTLSNAHFAVTVDPDNEELMERVAEIEELRREGRPTVPSNLGVEKRTNPFLRPDDPGIRALLGMAGATDAQVFGEIRTRKDNS
- the lpxD gene encoding UDP-3-O-(3-hydroxymyristoyl)glucosamine N-acyltransferase: MSRLDKTLDEVRGLMEAAGFSVELHGDGAFLCRSVASLERAGADQLSFAKDERTLRATDTRAGALVVPSATSRLAAHQLVSPDPFAAFVTILRHIDRERRAEAAGIHSTAVVAESASVGAGVSIGAGVTVRDDAKIGERTVLHPNSYVGRRSRIGGDCVLFPGVAVMEDITLGERVTVHGGTVIGCDGYGYLQREGRHVKIPQVGTVEIGDDVEIGSLVTIDRATLDATMIGRGCKIGDLVHIAHNVTIGEQTLVVPTARIAGRAKIGSGVVLAGAAGVADGVVVGDGAVIGGSSVTYRDVPAGAVLYGDPARPKTHQLRIEAVLNRLPQLERDLRRLLRRSAGRDEND